GAACAGCGCCGGCACTTCGACGAAGGCGATGAGGACACCGTTGACCACGCCGACGCCGACGGCGATCAGCAGCATCCAGAACACGGCCTGCCACTGGTTCATGCCGTTGTGCATGAGCGCCAGCACGCCCTGGCTGCCGGCGAGGCCGACGCCGGCGATCGAGAGGTCGATCCCCTTGCCGAGGACGACGATCGCCTCGCCGACGGCCATGATGCCGAAGGCTGCGGAGAGGCCGAGGATCGAGGTGATGTTGCCGCGGGTGGCGAAGTTCTCGGTGAGGAGGACGCCGAGGACGGCCAGCACGACGGTGATCGCGAGGACCAGGTAGGCGTGGTTGACCGCGGACACGCGCTGGCGCAACGACGGGCGGGCCGCGGTCGGTCCCGCCGGTACCGGGGTGGCTTCGGTTGTGGTCATGGCAAGCAGTGTGGCTTGGGCCACATATGCCCCACATCTGCCGGAAGTGTGATTTGGGATACAACCTTTGGCGGATACTGCATATAATGCGTAGCGGGACTAGGAGGTAGAAGCGTGACTACCGCTGCACCGACGGCGACGCCGTCGCCGATCGCGGCCGATGACCGGTTTGCCCTGCATGAGCTGTGCGAATACGCCACGGCGGCACTGCGCACCCCGATTCCGGCCGGTGGCCGACTCAAGGCCGACACCGACGCCGAGGTGCGTTTCGTGCTGCACGAGATCTGGAACGGCACCGTGGGGGCGATCAACCGACTCGGCGACGAGGACGGTCCGGAATCCCTCGACGTGCTCACCGACCTCCTCGGTCGCGTGCGCCTGTTCGAGGCCCGCGTCTACGACGCCCAGATGGCCCGCCACGCGATGCGCCTGAAGGACGTCCAGCGTGCCCTGACCACCCTCAGCACCGCCCGGGACCTGGGCGAACTGCACCAGCGCGTGGCCGAGGAACTCTGCACGCTCGGCTTCGACCGCGGCGCGGTGTCAACCATCGACGACGGCCGGTGGGATTACCACACCATGTTCATCGAGAAGGATCCCGCGCTCGCCCAAGAGCTGGTCGACATCGGGCAGGCGCACCGCCCCGTCATCGAAAACCGCCTGGTCGAATCCGACATCCTCAGCCAGGGCCGCACCGTTCTCGTCTACGACGTCCAGAACAATCCGCGCGTCCACAAGGATCTCGTCCGCGTCTCCAACTGTCGCTCCTACGCGGGCGCGCCGGTGCGCGTCGACGGCAAGATCGTCGGCATGCTCCACGGCGACATCTACTACGGCGACCGCGAGGTCGACGAGATCGACGGCGCCGCACTGGGCCTCTTCGCCGACGGGGTGGGGCACGCGATGGCCCGGGTGGCGTTGCGCAACCGGCTCGCGAACGTCCGCGCCGAACTCGACCGGCTCGACGAACTCACGCCCGCGCCCGCCCCGGTCGCGGTCGCGACGGCCCGTCCGGCGTCGGCACCGATCAAGGAGTTGACCGATCCCCTGTCCCGCCGCGAAGTCGAGGTCGTCGAACTCCTCGCGTCGGGCGCGACCAACCGCATCATCGCCTCGCGGCTGTGCATCAGCGAGGGCACGGTGAAGACCCACATCAGCCATATCCTGCGCAAGATCGACGTCGGGAACCGGGCCGAGGCGGTCGCGTATTGGCTGCGCCGCCAGCACGCCGTCGACTGAGTCAGAACTTGCCGTCGAGGAACTCCGCGTAGGCCGGGAGGTCGAGTTGTCCGTGGCCGGACAGCCCGATGACCACGACCTCCTCCTTGTCGCTGTCGGCGACGTGGGCCGCGCACGCGGCGATGGCATGGGTCGACTCCGGAGCGGGGACGATGCCCTGGGTCCGGGCGAACTGCACGCCGGCGGCGAACGCGTCGTGCTGGGTGATGGCGACGCCCGAGACCAACCCCTTCTCGACGGTGTGGCTCAACGCCGGGGCCATCCCGTGATAGCGCAGGCCACCGGCGTGGATCGGATCGGGCACGAAGTCCATGCCCAGGGTGTGCATCTTGAGCAGCGGGGTCAGGCCCGCGACGTCGCCGTGGTCGTAGCGGTACTCACCCTCGGTGATCGACGGGCAGGCCGCCGGCTCGGCCGCGACGATCCGCGGGTTGGACCGGCCGTGCAGCTTCTCGCGCAGGAACGGGAAGGCCAATCCGCCCAGGTTCGATCCGCCGCCCGCGCAACCGAACACCACGTCGGCGCCGTCCGGCTCGACGAGCGCCAGCTGTTCGACGGCCTCCTGGCCGATCACGCTCTGGTGCAGCACGACGTGGTTGAGCACGCTGCCCAACGCGTAGCGGGCGGCCGGATCGCCGGCCGCGACCTCGACGGCCTCGCTGACCGCCATGCCGAGGCTGCCCGTAGTGTGCGGATCCTTGGCGAGCATCGCCTTGCCCGACTCGGTGAGTTCCGACGGGCTCGGGTGCACCGTCGCGCCGTAGGTCCGCATCAGGTAGCCGCGATACGGCTTGGAGTCGTAGGAGGCGCGCACCTGCCACACCTCGACGTCGATGCCGAACTGGGCGCCCGCGAACGCCAGCGCGCTGCCCCACTGCCCAGCGCCGGTCTCGGTGGTCAGCTTGGTGACCCCGTCGAGGTGGTTGTAGTAGGCCTGCGCCACCGCGGAATTGGTCTTGTGACTGCCGACGGGGCTGACCCCCTCGTACTTCACGTAGATATGCGCCTTGGTGTTCAGCGACTCCTCGAATCGGCGGGCACGGATCAGTGGCGACGGCCGCCACATCCGATAGATCTCGCGCACCGCCGCGGGGATCTCGATATACGGCTCCGCGGCCACCTCCTGCGCGATGAGGCCCATCGGGAACAGCGCGACCAGGTCGTCGGGCCCGACCGGCTCCTTCGTCCCCGGGTGCAGGTGCGGCGGAATCGGCTCGTCGAGTTCGGCGGCCAGGTTGTACCAGTGCGTCGGGACGTCGACGGTGACGATGTCGCGGTAATCGGTGGCGGTCATGGGCGCCACGCTATCGGCAAGACCCGCCGGTGCGGTGCGGTTTCGCCGCCGCAACCGGATGCGGATCAATCCGGCAGCATCGGGGCGTCGTCGCCGTGCCGGTGCCCTACCAGGCGCCCGCGGGTCACCGAGTCGCGCCCGAAGCGGGTGCGCAGATCGTCGATCGCGATGTCGAGCTCGGCGTCGTGGTCGGCCTCGAAGGGCAGGGCCAGTTGGACGGCATCGGGGGAGCACAGGTTGGTCAGCGAGAGTCCGATCAGGGTGCAGCCGCGCTCGCGGATCAGCGGCAGCGCCTCGTCGAACAATCCCCTGGCGATGGCGAGGATGACGACGGTCGACTCGGTGGGCTCGCCGATCGAGCGCGACCGGGTGACCCGTTCGAAGTCGTGGAACCGCAGCCGGAGGACGACCGTCCGACAGAGGCGCCGCGCCGTCCGCAGCCGCTTGCCGAGACCGTCGACGATGGCGATCAGCGTCGTCTCGACGTCGTCCTCGGACTTGATCCGACGGCCGAGCGCGCGCTGCGCACCGATCGATTTCCGGCGGCGCCCCGTCTCCACCCGACGGGGATCGCGCGCCATCGACAGCGCGTAGAGGTGCCTTCCGGAGCCGTGCCCGAGTAGGCGCCCGAGGTTCTCCTCGCCCAGGGCGGCGAGGTCGCCGACCGTCTCGATCCCCGCGTCGGCGAGCTTCGCCTCGGTCTTGACCCCCACGCCCCACAGTCGCCGGACCGGCAGCGGGTGCAGAAAGGCCAATTCCTCGCCGGGCGGCACGACGAGCAGCCCGTCCGGCTTGCCGACCGCACTGGCCACCTTCGCGAGGAACTTGCTGCGCGCCGCGCCGACGGTGATCGGCAGGCCCACCTCGGCGCACACCCGCGCCCGCAGCCGCTCGCCGATTTCGGCCGGGCTCCCGCTGATCCGCCACAAACCCGCGACGTCGAGGAAGGCCTCGTCGACCGAAATGCCCTCGACCAGCGGCGTCGTGTCGCGGAAGACCTCGAAGACGGCTTTGCTGGCCTCGACGTAGGCGGGGAACCGGGGCGAGACGACGACCGCGGCACCCCGGCACAGCGCCCGCGCCTGGAAGCCCGGCATCGGGGTCCGCACGCCGAGCGCCTTGGCCTCGTAACTCGCGGCCAACACCACCCCGCCGCCGACGAGGACCGGGCGGCCGCGCAGCGCCGGGTCGTCGCGCTGTTCGACGGAGGCGTAGAAGGAATCGAGGTCGGCGTGCAGGATCGACGCCTCGGTGCGCTCTCGCTTCTCGATCCGCATGCGCCGATGGTGACATCGACGTCGGACACTCCCGCTACTTCGGCGCGTACCCGACGATGGCCCGGGCGAAACCGAGGTTCTCGACGACCAGCTCGTCGGGGGTCGACGGGCCGTCGGGGCGGAACCAACTGGACACCCCGACGCACATCGTCGTGATGGCCCGCCCGGCGGCCTTCGGCGACGTCGCGGTGAACGCGCCCGACGCCGCGCCGTCGGCGATGATGTCGTCGACGATGCGCTGCAGCCGGTCGCGGTAGCCGACGTAGGTGTCGCGGTAGTCGTCGTCGATACTGCGGATCTCGGTCGATCCGACGAAGGCCAGCTCCCGGCGGAACATGTGGAAGCGCAGCAGCGACTCGACCACGGCGTCGAATCGGGCGAGGGGGTCGGGACCGGCTTCGGCGACGGCCGCCTCCGAGCGCGCGAGGAGGTCGAGCATGGCGACCTCGAGCAGCCCCTGGAGCAGGGATTGCTTCGACGGGTAGTGGTGGTACAGACCGGGCACCGAGAGGTTGGCGCGCGCGGCGATGTCGCGCACCGAGGTGCCGTGGTAGCCCTGTTCGACGAAGGCGGCCAACGCGGCTTCCAGCGGCGCGGGCAACGAGCGCGGCCCGTATTCGCGCCAGGCGCCCGCGGTCACCGGCGCGACGGCGTCGGCCACGACCGTCTCACTCACGCTCGCCGAGCAGCAGCGCGGTGCAGACGTCGATCAGGGGGGAGCGCGTCATCTCGACCCGGTCGTCGAGCCACGCAGCCAAGAGGTTGGCCAATCCGCCGACCCGGTAGTACGCGCCGGCCACGTCGACCGGGCGGGCCTCGTGGGACCCCGCGGTGGTCTTCGCCGTGATCGCCGCCAGGTGCTGGGTGGCGGCCAGCCGCCGTTCGGCCAGGGTCGCCGAGACGAGCTTCGGCGAGAACAGCAGCCGTCCCTTGCGCCGGTCGTGGTCGATGACGTCGACGATCGCGGTGACGGCCTCGCGGACCCGCTCGGTGATCGTCGAACCCCGGGAGAACGCGTCGCTGGCCCCGACCATGATCTCGTCGATGACCCGGTCGTAGGTGGCCGCGATCAGCTCGTCGGCCGAGCCGAAGCTCTCGTAGAAATACCGCGCGGTCAGCTTCGCCTCGCGGCAGACGCCGCGCACGCTCAGCGCGCCGCCCTCGCTGGAACCGAGAACCTCCAACGCGGCGTCGAGCAGCTGTTGGCGCCGACGCGCCACGCGTTCGTCGCCCTGCTCACCGGCGTAGGTGCGCAGCGCTGTTATTGAAGACAACGTGGAAGGCATTGCTCCATTGTGTCAAAGAACCCGGCCGCTCCGATGTCTAAGCATTGACACAGTTTGGCGGGGCGGGTCAGAATAGGAACTGACAACACGCGTTGTCACAGTAATTCGTTCGGCAAGATCGCACCGTCGTGAAGTGGCGATGGAATAATAGAAATCGACGATAGGGAGCGAGTATGACGACGTTGTCGCACATCCCCGCCGAACAGCGACCCAAGCGGATGTCCCGGGAAGAAATGGACGCACTGACGTCGCCGGACATCCCGCTCTACATCGCCGCGCTGCTCGCCGGGCCGGCGAACGTCATCATGCAGCTGGCCAACGTCCCTGTCGGCCGGGGCGTCGTCGAGAGCAAGGTCGAGTCCGGCAATCTGCTCCTGCACCCGATCAAGCGGACGCGCACCACGCTGACCTATCTCGCCGTCGCCGCCGCCGGCACGCCGGAGGACCGCAAGTCCTTCCGCGAGGCGGTGAACTCGGCCCACCGCCAGGTGCACTCCACCCACGATTCGCCGGTCAAGTACAACGCCATGGACCCCAAGCTGCAGCTCTGGGTCGCCGCCTGCCTCTACCGCGGCTGGGAGGATATGGCCCGCCTCTATGGGCGCCCGGGCGACGTCAACGAGAAGGCCTATCGCCAGGCGGTGACGATGGGCACGACGCTGCAGATGCCGTATGAGATGTGGCCGGCCACCCGCGCCGACTTCCAGGAGTATTGGGACGGCGTCGTCGCGCAGATCGAGATGGATCCCGAGGTCCGCGCATATCTGACGAAGCTGACCAAGCTGGGCTTCCTCGGCAAGGGGCCGCAATACGTCCTGGGTTGGTATGCCCAAGCGCTGACCCTCGGATACCTGCCGCCCGAGTTCCGCGACATGATGCGGATGCATCCGAGTCCGGCCCAACGCACCTTCTTCGACTTCCACAACGTCGTGATCCGCACGGCGACCCGGATCACGCCGCGCCCGATCCAGGAGATCCCGTTCCGCCTTCTCCTCGCCGACGTCCGGCGCCGACGCCGCAAGGGGCAACCGCTGGTCTGAGGCCGGCCGGCCCCGGCGAGCACCGGGCGTCGCAGAGCGGGGTGTCCAAGAACATGGACAGATACGCCACCGCCCACCTGGTTTCAATGGTTCGAACACCATGAACGAGGGGAGCGTGGCGACCGATGCTGCGAAAAGGACTCAACCGGTTGGCCACCTCGGCGGCGGCACTGGCGCTCGTCGCCGCGGGCCTGCTCGGCGGCATCCCGTCCGCCTCGGCGGCGCCGGACCGGCCGACCGACTTCCTCTACCTCAACGCCCTGGGGACGCCCCGGATCACCGGTTTCGCGATCACCGCATCGGGCCGGATCGTCCGTCTTCCGGCGGCGACGATGCCGAGCCGGCTGCTCGCCTCC
This genomic interval from Gordonia sp. X0973 contains the following:
- a CDS encoding LuxR C-terminal-related transcriptional regulator, whose translation is MTTAAPTATPSPIAADDRFALHELCEYATAALRTPIPAGGRLKADTDAEVRFVLHEIWNGTVGAINRLGDEDGPESLDVLTDLLGRVRLFEARVYDAQMARHAMRLKDVQRALTTLSTARDLGELHQRVAEELCTLGFDRGAVSTIDDGRWDYHTMFIEKDPALAQELVDIGQAHRPVIENRLVESDILSQGRTVLVYDVQNNPRVHKDLVRVSNCRSYAGAPVRVDGKIVGMLHGDIYYGDREVDEIDGAALGLFADGVGHAMARVALRNRLANVRAELDRLDELTPAPAPVAVATARPASAPIKELTDPLSRREVEVVELLASGATNRIIASRLCISEGTVKTHISHILRKIDVGNRAEAVAYWLRRQHAVD
- a CDS encoding TrpB-like pyridoxal phosphate-dependent enzyme, which translates into the protein MTATDYRDIVTVDVPTHWYNLAAELDEPIPPHLHPGTKEPVGPDDLVALFPMGLIAQEVAAEPYIEIPAAVREIYRMWRPSPLIRARRFEESLNTKAHIYVKYEGVSPVGSHKTNSAVAQAYYNHLDGVTKLTTETGAGQWGSALAFAGAQFGIDVEVWQVRASYDSKPYRGYLMRTYGATVHPSPSELTESGKAMLAKDPHTTGSLGMAVSEAVEVAAGDPAARYALGSVLNHVVLHQSVIGQEAVEQLALVEPDGADVVFGCAGGGSNLGGLAFPFLREKLHGRSNPRIVAAEPAACPSITEGEYRYDHGDVAGLTPLLKMHTLGMDFVPDPIHAGGLRYHGMAPALSHTVEKGLVSGVAITQHDAFAAGVQFARTQGIVPAPESTHAIAACAAHVADSDKEEVVVIGLSGHGQLDLPAYAEFLDGKF
- the dinB gene encoding DNA polymerase IV translates to MRIEKRERTEASILHADLDSFYASVEQRDDPALRGRPVLVGGGVVLAASYEAKALGVRTPMPGFQARALCRGAAVVVSPRFPAYVEASKAVFEVFRDTTPLVEGISVDEAFLDVAGLWRISGSPAEIGERLRARVCAEVGLPITVGAARSKFLAKVASAVGKPDGLLVVPPGEELAFLHPLPVRRLWGVGVKTEAKLADAGIETVGDLAALGEENLGRLLGHGSGRHLYALSMARDPRRVETGRRRKSIGAQRALGRRIKSEDDVETTLIAIVDGLGKRLRTARRLCRTVVLRLRFHDFERVTRSRSIGEPTESTVVILAIARGLFDEALPLIRERGCTLIGLSLTNLCSPDAVQLALPFEADHDAELDIAIDDLRTRFGRDSVTRGRLVGHRHGDDAPMLPD
- a CDS encoding TetR family transcriptional regulator encodes the protein MSETVVADAVAPVTAGAWREYGPRSLPAPLEAALAAFVEQGYHGTSVRDIAARANLSVPGLYHHYPSKQSLLQGLLEVAMLDLLARSEAAVAEAGPDPLARFDAVVESLLRFHMFRRELAFVGSTEIRSIDDDYRDTYVGYRDRLQRIVDDIIADGAASGAFTATSPKAAGRAITTMCVGVSSWFRPDGPSTPDELVVENLGFARAIVGYAPK
- a CDS encoding TetR/AcrR family transcriptional regulator, translating into MPSTLSSITALRTYAGEQGDERVARRRQQLLDAALEVLGSSEGGALSVRGVCREAKLTARYFYESFGSADELIAATYDRVIDEIMVGASDAFSRGSTITERVREAVTAIVDVIDHDRRKGRLLFSPKLVSATLAERRLAATQHLAAITAKTTAGSHEARPVDVAGAYYRVGGLANLLAAWLDDRVEMTRSPLIDVCTALLLGERE
- a CDS encoding oxygenase MpaB family protein, whose product is MTTLSHIPAEQRPKRMSREEMDALTSPDIPLYIAALLAGPANVIMQLANVPVGRGVVESKVESGNLLLHPIKRTRTTLTYLAVAAAGTPEDRKSFREAVNSAHRQVHSTHDSPVKYNAMDPKLQLWVAACLYRGWEDMARLYGRPGDVNEKAYRQAVTMGTTLQMPYEMWPATRADFQEYWDGVVAQIEMDPEVRAYLTKLTKLGFLGKGPQYVLGWYAQALTLGYLPPEFRDMMRMHPSPAQRTFFDFHNVVIRTATRITPRPIQEIPFRLLLADVRRRRRKGQPLV